A single region of the Ziziphus jujuba cultivar Dongzao chromosome 10, ASM3175591v1 genome encodes:
- the LOC107410552 gene encoding NDR1/HIN1-like protein 26, with the protein MASGSSTSKSDDPKHYSEKEAAEKKQNGESSSSSSSSKQMKYIAIVVLVIIVVMSAAMGMIWGVVKPKRPVYAIEYGVIADANISTPDYETLSGKLGFVMRSYNPNKKSTIHYKSMSIYNSYSENKTTTSVKRVEDFSQPPFNVTRIRFIVPVQISTEPGENVIEYLQHGKITVNISVKAEMTFRFGNWKSTPRPIGIYCQPAAVMLASNFQTTDCYVDL; encoded by the coding sequence atggcttccGGTAGTAGTACTTCCAAGTCTGATGATCCGAAGCATTATTCGGAGAAAGAAGCAGCCgagaaaaagcaaaatggtgagTCGTCATCGTCGTCGTCAAGCTCAAAGCAAATGAAGTACATAGCAATTGTGGTTCTAGTCATAATTGTGGTGATGAGTGCAGCAATGGGGATGATTTGGGGGGTGGTTAAACCCAAACGCCCAGTTTATGCTATCGAATACGGTGTTATTGCAGATGCGAATATTTCAACACCTGACTACGAAACTCTGTCTGGCAAGTTGGGTTTTGTGATGAGATCGTATAATCCCAACAAGAAGTCCACCATACACTACAAATCGATGTCGATTTACAACAGTTACAGTGAAAACAAAACTACTACTTCTGTTAAGCGTGTAGAAGATTTCTCTCAACCTCCTTTCAATGTGACCCGGATTCGTTTCATAGTTCCTGTACAGATCTCGACCGAGCCTGGTGAGAATGTGATAGAGTACCTACAGCACGGCAAAATCACAGTAAACATTTCTGTGAAGGCAGAGATGACGTTTAGATTTGGAAATTGGAAGTCCACCCCTCGACCTATTGGGATTTATTGTCAACCTGCTGCTGTAATGCTGGCCAGTAATTTTCAGACCACTGATTGCTATGTTGATCTTTAa
- the LOC107410562 gene encoding uncharacterized protein LOC107410562 isoform X2, with protein MAIAGLHNVSVLDSSFLRESHAQAPRQVSEEGRVSTRASSLLQMWRELEDEHVVSHAQERIRERLFQQRTDECDLSRTETAESHGSEHTVDLEDVSIGENESSTWSEGQTRSHNEHEVSSNFNSEHSSDFGEVERERVRQIFRGWMNTGVRGCTSSVSHITNSPSRAEWLGETEQERVRVIREWVQMNSQQRGAFGNSREEQPAEPGSQIERVRDGLVVNQNGGRNEHSRRGIRRLCGRQALLDMLKKAERERQIELQGLSEHRAVSNFPHRNRIQSLLRGWFLRNGRLIDNEKPSSVAESELGLLRQRHTVSGLREGFFSRLDNSACAQASSLCDTSNSDVIGNRSEATEENNLHESVTDFCARSVHSYEANDDQTCDSHGVSGSSDDLGGNMVEDMDSCLESNAHVEGWHEQVPDNVVREREWSTSAEIVERRDDAEPNVVGSSQGDTVDEWVHEEHRNLQEVNHVSNDQSEHHVEGNLFHSLSDREDNIEGSRHDDDINWQQSASHLQQWQDQGSENDEREWEQTVVEYTATGLVENTDTNHQESNHFEWTMGNEDRENSHLQQAHEEWQEEGGFQEAVQNWLEEEPSDPESLPARQADTFYFPDDDNVYSVELRELLSRRRVSNLLHSGFRESLNQLIQSYVERQGHVASDWELHGSSPSPASVEQDLEQMSGDPNEVQGNPVDSHPLSLPSQPIRSSLPNWDQESQHDNWTPHDMHQRLGIEWDIVNDLRIDMARLQQRMNNLQRMLEACMDMQLELQRSIRQEVSAALNRSSGSQGLREDSLAEDGSKWDHVRKGVCCICCDSNIDSLLYRCGHMCACSKCANELVESRGKCPMCRAPVIELGLYENELVWEHREDDKWEDRRQLGS; from the exons ATGGCTATTGCTGGTCTGCACAATGTTTCTGTGCTTGATTCTTCTTTCCTTAGGGAATCTCACGCTCAAGCACCAAGACAGGTAAGTGAAGAAGGAAGGGTAAGCACCCGGGCATCCTCACTCCTACAAATGTGGAGAGAACTTGAGGATGAACATGTGGTGAGTCATGCGCAGGAGAGAATCAGGGAAAGATTGTTTCAACAAAGGACTGATGAGTGTGATCTATCGAGGACAGAAACTGCTGAAAGCCATGGGAGTGAACATACAGTTGATTTGGAGGATGTGAGCATAGGTGAGAATGAGTCCAGCACATGGTCTGAAGGTCAAACCAGGTCACATAATGAACACGAGGTATCCAGTAATTTTAATAGTGAGCATTCTTCTGATTTTGGTGAAGTTGAGAGGGAGAGGGTAAGGCAGATATTCCGTGGATGGATGAATACTGGTGTGCGTGGATGTACATCAAGTGTTTCTCATATTACTAATAGCCCTTCAAGGGCAGAGTGGCTTGGTGAAACAGAACAGGAGCGGGTAAGGGTTATAAGGGAGTGGGTACAAATGAACAGTCAGCAGAGAGGTGCTTTTGGCAACAGCAGAGAAGAGCAACCTGCTGAACCCGGTAGTCAAATTGAACGAGTGCGTGATGGTTTGGTTGTTAACCAGAATGGAGGTCGAAATGAACATAGTCGGAGGGGAATTCGTAGACTGTGTGGTAGGCAGGCTCTGCTTGATATGTTAAAGAAGGCTGAGAGGGAAAGGCAAATAGAACTTCAAGGATTGTCAGAGCACCGGGCTGTATCCAATTTTCCTCATCGGAACCGCATTCAG TCGTTACTTAGAGGTTGGTTTTTGCGAAATGGAAGATTGATTGACAATGAGAAACCCTCTTCTGTTGCTGAAAGTGAATTAGGCTTACTGAGGCAAAGACATACAGTTTCTGGTTTAAG GGAAGGGTTTTTCTCCAGATTGGACAATTCTGCTTGTGCTCAAGCAAGCAGTCTTTGTGATACATCTAACAGTGACGTTATTGGTAATAGAAGTGAAGCAACTGAAGAAAATAACTTACATGAGTCTGTAACTGATTTTTGTGCACGGTCAGTGCATAGTTATGAGGCAAATGACGACCAAACATGTGACAGCCATGGAGTATCAGGGAGTAGTGATGATTTAGGAGGCAATATGGTTGAAGATATGGATTCATGTCTAGAATCTAATGCTCATGTAGAAGGATGGCATGAACAAGTTCCAGATAATGTGGTTAGAGAACGAGAATGGTCAACCAGTGCTGAAATTGTTGAAAGGAGAGATGATGCTGAACCAAACGTGGTTGGAAGCTCACAGGGAGATACTGTTGATGAATGGGTCCATGAAGAACATAGGAATTTGCAAGAAGTCAATCATGTATCCAATGATCAATCTGAGCATCATGTGGAGGGAAATCTCTTCCACAGTCTATCTGATCGTGAAGATAATATAGAAGGCAGCAGGCACGATGATGATATAAACTGGCAGCAATCTGCTTCTCATTTGCAACAGTGGCAGGATCAGGGTTCAGAGAATGATGAGAGAGAGTGGGAGCAAACAGTTGTTGAATACACTGCAACTGGATTGGTAGAAAATACAGATACAAATCATCAGGAAAGTAATCATTTTGAATGGACTATGgggaatgaagatagagaaaacAGTCATCTGCAACAAGCTCATGAAGAGTGGCAAGAAGAAGGTGGTTTCCAAGAGGCTGTGCAGAATTGGTTAGAAGAAGAGCCATCTGATCCAGAATCCCTTCCAGCAAGGCAGGCTGATACATTTTACTTCCCTGATGATGATAATGTTTATAGTGTGGAGCTCAGGGAATTACTCAGCAG AAGAAGAGTCTCTAATCTTCTTCATAGTGGTTTCCGTGAGAGTCTTAACCAACTGATACAATCATATGTGGAAAGGCAAGGTCATGTTGCTTCAGATTGGGAGCTGCATGGCTCATCCCCTTCTCCTGCATCTGTTGAACAAGATCTGGAGCAGATGAGTGGTGATCCAAATGAGGTTCAGGGGAATCCAGTTGATAGTCATCCCCTTTCTCTGCCTTCACAGCCAATACGGTCTTCTCTGCCTAACTGGGACCAGGAGTCACAGCATGATAATTGGACACCGCATGACATGCATCAGCGACTGGGAATT GAGTGGGACATCGTTAATGATTTGAGGATTGACATGGCTAGGCTTCAGCAGAGGATGAATAACTTACAGAGGATGCTAGAGGCCTGCATGGATATGCAACTTGAGTTGCAGCGTTCTATAAGGCAAGAAGTTTCAGCTGCCCTGAATAGATCCTCTGGTTCCCAAG GACTGCGTGAAGACAGCTTGGCCGAGGACGGATCTAAGTGGGATCATGTAAGAAAAGGAGTTTGCTGTATATGTTGTGATAGCAATATTGATTCTTTACTGTACag ATGCGGGCATATGTGCGCGTGTTCAAAATGTGCAAATGAATTGGTTGAGAGTAGAGGGAAGTGTCCAATGTGTCGAGCACCCGTAATTGAG ttGGGGCTGTATGAGAATGAGTTGGTTTGGGAACACAGAGAGGATGACAAGTGGGAGGACAGACGTCAGTTGGGTTCCTAG
- the LOC107410551 gene encoding NDR1/HIN1-like protein 26, which translates to MASSSKSKPLTDHKEEDQAAKKSEKKQLPSQARYIAFLVLAIIVVMSLAMGIIWAVVKPKRPKIVVENGYFINSTISHGNTTLSGWLLFEVNFYNPNKKATIYYDTLNASSSFSDTTKNVESLNAGFNTTPHGSCAINYSYKADFWSMYGHMPKYRSHGHIIQSILFYGKIRFRFGNWKSQPRAIKVYCSNLVVFTRHTFKPTLCTVDY; encoded by the coding sequence ATGGCCTCCAGTTCCAAGTCTAAGCCGCTAACCGATCACAAAGAAGAAGATCAAGCAGCGAAAAAATCAGAGAAAAAGCAGCTGCCATCGCAAGCGAGATACATAGCTTTTCTGGTTCTAGCCATAATTGTGGTGATGAGTCTAGCCATGGGGATAATTTGGGCAGTGGTCAAACCCAAACGTCCAAAGATTGTTGTTGAAAATGGTTATTTTATAAATAGCACCATTTCTCATGGTAATACTACTCTCTCTGGCTGGTTACTTTTTGAGGTTAATTTCTATAATCCCAACAAAAAGGCCACCATTTACTATGACACCTTGAATGCTTCTTCAAGTTTTAGTGATACAACAAAGAACGTTGAGAGTCTAAACGCTGGCTTTAATACAACTCCTCACGGTTCCTGTGCCATAAATTACAGTTACAAAGCTGATTTCTGGTCCATGTATGGTCATATGCCAAAGTACCGAAGTCACGGCCATATCATACAAAGTATTTTGTTCTACGGAAAGATAAGATTTCGGTTTGGAAATTGGAAGTCTCAACCTCGCGCTATCAAGGTTTACTGTTCCAATTTGGTGGTGTTCACTCGTCACACTTTTAAACCCACTCTCTGCACGGTTGATTATTAA
- the LOC107410562 gene encoding uncharacterized protein LOC107410562 isoform X1 — MAIAGLHNVSVLDSSFLRESHAQAPRQVSEEGRVSTRASSLLQMWRELEDEHVVSHAQERIRERLFQQRTDECDLSRTETAESHGSEHTVDLEDVSIGENESSTWSEGQTRSHNEHEVSSNFNSEHSSDFGEVERERVRQIFRGWMNTGVRGCTSSVSHITNSPSRAEWLGETEQERVRVIREWVQMNSQQRGAFGNSREEQPAEPGSQIERVRDGLVVNQNGGRNEHSRRGIRRLCGRQALLDMLKKAERERQIELQGLSEHRAVSNFPHRNRIQSLLRGWFLRNGRLIDNEKPSSVAESELGLLRQRHTVSGLSREGFFSRLDNSACAQASSLCDTSNSDVIGNRSEATEENNLHESVTDFCARSVHSYEANDDQTCDSHGVSGSSDDLGGNMVEDMDSCLESNAHVEGWHEQVPDNVVREREWSTSAEIVERRDDAEPNVVGSSQGDTVDEWVHEEHRNLQEVNHVSNDQSEHHVEGNLFHSLSDREDNIEGSRHDDDINWQQSASHLQQWQDQGSENDEREWEQTVVEYTATGLVENTDTNHQESNHFEWTMGNEDRENSHLQQAHEEWQEEGGFQEAVQNWLEEEPSDPESLPARQADTFYFPDDDNVYSVELRELLSRRRVSNLLHSGFRESLNQLIQSYVERQGHVASDWELHGSSPSPASVEQDLEQMSGDPNEVQGNPVDSHPLSLPSQPIRSSLPNWDQESQHDNWTPHDMHQRLGIEWDIVNDLRIDMARLQQRMNNLQRMLEACMDMQLELQRSIRQEVSAALNRSSGSQGLREDSLAEDGSKWDHVRKGVCCICCDSNIDSLLYRCGHMCACSKCANELVESRGKCPMCRAPVIELGLYENELVWEHREDDKWEDRRQLGS; from the exons ATGGCTATTGCTGGTCTGCACAATGTTTCTGTGCTTGATTCTTCTTTCCTTAGGGAATCTCACGCTCAAGCACCAAGACAGGTAAGTGAAGAAGGAAGGGTAAGCACCCGGGCATCCTCACTCCTACAAATGTGGAGAGAACTTGAGGATGAACATGTGGTGAGTCATGCGCAGGAGAGAATCAGGGAAAGATTGTTTCAACAAAGGACTGATGAGTGTGATCTATCGAGGACAGAAACTGCTGAAAGCCATGGGAGTGAACATACAGTTGATTTGGAGGATGTGAGCATAGGTGAGAATGAGTCCAGCACATGGTCTGAAGGTCAAACCAGGTCACATAATGAACACGAGGTATCCAGTAATTTTAATAGTGAGCATTCTTCTGATTTTGGTGAAGTTGAGAGGGAGAGGGTAAGGCAGATATTCCGTGGATGGATGAATACTGGTGTGCGTGGATGTACATCAAGTGTTTCTCATATTACTAATAGCCCTTCAAGGGCAGAGTGGCTTGGTGAAACAGAACAGGAGCGGGTAAGGGTTATAAGGGAGTGGGTACAAATGAACAGTCAGCAGAGAGGTGCTTTTGGCAACAGCAGAGAAGAGCAACCTGCTGAACCCGGTAGTCAAATTGAACGAGTGCGTGATGGTTTGGTTGTTAACCAGAATGGAGGTCGAAATGAACATAGTCGGAGGGGAATTCGTAGACTGTGTGGTAGGCAGGCTCTGCTTGATATGTTAAAGAAGGCTGAGAGGGAAAGGCAAATAGAACTTCAAGGATTGTCAGAGCACCGGGCTGTATCCAATTTTCCTCATCGGAACCGCATTCAG TCGTTACTTAGAGGTTGGTTTTTGCGAAATGGAAGATTGATTGACAATGAGAAACCCTCTTCTGTTGCTGAAAGTGAATTAGGCTTACTGAGGCAAAGACATACAGTTTCTGGTTTAAG CAGGGAAGGGTTTTTCTCCAGATTGGACAATTCTGCTTGTGCTCAAGCAAGCAGTCTTTGTGATACATCTAACAGTGACGTTATTGGTAATAGAAGTGAAGCAACTGAAGAAAATAACTTACATGAGTCTGTAACTGATTTTTGTGCACGGTCAGTGCATAGTTATGAGGCAAATGACGACCAAACATGTGACAGCCATGGAGTATCAGGGAGTAGTGATGATTTAGGAGGCAATATGGTTGAAGATATGGATTCATGTCTAGAATCTAATGCTCATGTAGAAGGATGGCATGAACAAGTTCCAGATAATGTGGTTAGAGAACGAGAATGGTCAACCAGTGCTGAAATTGTTGAAAGGAGAGATGATGCTGAACCAAACGTGGTTGGAAGCTCACAGGGAGATACTGTTGATGAATGGGTCCATGAAGAACATAGGAATTTGCAAGAAGTCAATCATGTATCCAATGATCAATCTGAGCATCATGTGGAGGGAAATCTCTTCCACAGTCTATCTGATCGTGAAGATAATATAGAAGGCAGCAGGCACGATGATGATATAAACTGGCAGCAATCTGCTTCTCATTTGCAACAGTGGCAGGATCAGGGTTCAGAGAATGATGAGAGAGAGTGGGAGCAAACAGTTGTTGAATACACTGCAACTGGATTGGTAGAAAATACAGATACAAATCATCAGGAAAGTAATCATTTTGAATGGACTATGgggaatgaagatagagaaaacAGTCATCTGCAACAAGCTCATGAAGAGTGGCAAGAAGAAGGTGGTTTCCAAGAGGCTGTGCAGAATTGGTTAGAAGAAGAGCCATCTGATCCAGAATCCCTTCCAGCAAGGCAGGCTGATACATTTTACTTCCCTGATGATGATAATGTTTATAGTGTGGAGCTCAGGGAATTACTCAGCAG AAGAAGAGTCTCTAATCTTCTTCATAGTGGTTTCCGTGAGAGTCTTAACCAACTGATACAATCATATGTGGAAAGGCAAGGTCATGTTGCTTCAGATTGGGAGCTGCATGGCTCATCCCCTTCTCCTGCATCTGTTGAACAAGATCTGGAGCAGATGAGTGGTGATCCAAATGAGGTTCAGGGGAATCCAGTTGATAGTCATCCCCTTTCTCTGCCTTCACAGCCAATACGGTCTTCTCTGCCTAACTGGGACCAGGAGTCACAGCATGATAATTGGACACCGCATGACATGCATCAGCGACTGGGAATT GAGTGGGACATCGTTAATGATTTGAGGATTGACATGGCTAGGCTTCAGCAGAGGATGAATAACTTACAGAGGATGCTAGAGGCCTGCATGGATATGCAACTTGAGTTGCAGCGTTCTATAAGGCAAGAAGTTTCAGCTGCCCTGAATAGATCCTCTGGTTCCCAAG GACTGCGTGAAGACAGCTTGGCCGAGGACGGATCTAAGTGGGATCATGTAAGAAAAGGAGTTTGCTGTATATGTTGTGATAGCAATATTGATTCTTTACTGTACag ATGCGGGCATATGTGCGCGTGTTCAAAATGTGCAAATGAATTGGTTGAGAGTAGAGGGAAGTGTCCAATGTGTCGAGCACCCGTAATTGAG ttGGGGCTGTATGAGAATGAGTTGGTTTGGGAACACAGAGAGGATGACAAGTGGGAGGACAGACGTCAGTTGGGTTCCTAG
- the LOC107410563 gene encoding histone H2B.3 produces the protein MAPKRAAKVVALKTTKKVVQQTKVQVAVVQTPEKQEQDKLVKSIPVEQKSPQEEEETQTQTTGEAVQKQAPKEPTTTTDREVEMEMSTPVDQKPPHEEEEEEEEEEQTQTQNTGEDVQKEVPKEDITTTPSQEKQEAEKNNTGKKRLRPRRGSGKRRFEGGDQGMGYRRYVFRVLKQVHPGMAISSKAMTIINNLMTDMFERLAEEACRLSKYTGRMTLTSREIQDAVKLVLPGELGRHAIAEGTKAVTNYMSNNHTGGDPNNS, from the coding sequence ATGGCACCCAAACGAGCAGCAAAGGTGGTGGCCTTGAAGACCACCAAGAAAGTTGTGCAACAAACAAAAGTGCAAGTCGCAGTGGTTCAAACACCTGAGAAGCAGGAACAAGACAAGCTAGTCAAGTCCATTCCCGTAGAACAAAAATCCccacaagaagaagaagaaactcaAACCCAGACCACTGGCGAAGCTGTCCAAAAACAAGCCCCAAAAGAACCCACAACCACCACAGATAGAGAAGTGGAGATGGAGATGTCCACTCCTGTAGACCAAAAACCCCCacatgaagaggaagaagaagaagaagaagaagaacaaaccCAAACCCAGAATACTGGTGAAGACGTCCAAAAAGAAGTCCCAAAAGAAGACATAACCACCACACCTTCCCAGGAGAAACAAGAAGCAGAGAAAAATAATACTGGAAAGAAGAGGTTGAGGCCGAGAAGAGGAAGTGGGAAGAGAAGATTTGAAGGTGGAGATCAGGGAATGGGATACAGGAGGTATGTGTTCAGGGTGTTGAAGCAGGTTCACCCTGGGATGGCTATATCATCCAAGGCCATGACCATCATCAACAACCTCATGACAGACATGTTTGAGAGGCTGGCTGAGGAAGCTTGCAGATTGTCCAAGTATACTGGGAGGATGACACTAACCTCCAGGGAGATTCAAGATGCTGTAAAGCTGGTTTTGCCTGGTGAACTTGGGAGGCATGCCATTGCTGAGGGTACTAAGGCTGTCACAAATTATATGTCCAATAATCATACTGGAGGAGACCCAAACAACTCCTAG